GCGTCAAGGGTATTGCCACGTATGCCGCGCGCTCGATTCCCGACTTCTACGCGCAGCTGATCTTCGGTCCGCACGAGACGAACCTTCTTACGCCTCCCGACAAGACCGCGTGTCAGAAGTGCCACACCGGATTCCGGCAGGTGTCGCCGGCGGGGGACCTGCTGATCCCACACAGGGCTCACGTCCAAGTCCTCAACGTCAACTGCGTGGTCTGTCACAAGGATCTCGTGCACTCGGCCAACGACCAGGGCTTCAACCGACCTGAGATGAGCACCTGTCTCGATCTATGCCATGACGGAGTCAAGGCGTCGAACACGTGCACCGACTGCCACACGCGTAAGCAGACCCCGGAAACCCACTCCCGGCCCGACTGGCTGAAGATTCACAGTGAGCAGGCGGCGACCGAGAAGTGCGGAGAGTGCCACGCCTATACGCCTGACTTCTGCGCCGACTGTCACAAGAAGCGTCCGGCCTCGCACAAGGGCAACTGGAAGAAGGATCACCAGTTCCGGGCCAAGCAGCTCGGTAAGGGTTGCCTGGTGTGCCACGGCGGCGAGAAGTTCTGCAAGAAGTGCCACGACTGATGATTCGCATGCGAACGCTCACTTGGAGGACCGAACGTGTCTGACGAGAACCCACAGAAGCGCAGCTGGCGCGAGCGGCTCGGCAATGTCACGCCCGAGCGCCGCAAGCTGATCGTGCGCGTTGCTGTCGTGGTCGTACTGGTCACGGCACTCGCGATCGTTCCCGCGTACGTGGCGACCCGCCCGCAGTTCATGCAGCGCTATGGTGGCATGTCGAAGCAGTACACCGCGTGGACGGAGTCCGTACACGCGCAGGTCGCTTGCCAGAGCTGTCACGTTCCTCCGGGTCGCGTCGCTCAGGGCGTGTACACAACGCGGATGCTCGGGGAGTTCTACCTCTCGCTGGTGATGCCTTCGCGGCAGCCGGCGCTGTTCAAGACCCCCACGAACGCCGCATGTCAGAGCTGCCACATCGACCTGCGGACGGTCTCACCCTCGGGAGATCTCAATATCCCTCATCGCGCACACGTCTCGGTGCTGAAGCTCAACTGCGTGCAGTGTCACGACTACCTCGTGCATGAGAAGAACCCGGAAGGGACGCACACGCCCCGCATGGAGACGTGTCTGAAGTGCCACGATGGGGTGAAGGCGAAGAACGCGTGCTCCGCCTGCCATACGAACAAGAGTGTCCCCGAGAGTCACAAAGCCGCCGACTGGCTCGTCGTGCATGCATCGAAGCAGAAGCAGATCGACTGCGCTGAATGCCACAAGTGGACCGAGAACTGGTGTGCGGAGTGCCACCAGCGCCGTCCGGCGTCGCATGGCAAGCGCTGGCGCACCGTGCACCGTGCGGCAGTTGATAAGCGCCGCAACTGTGAGGTCTGTCATGAAGGTGCATTCTGCGTCCGATGTCATGGAGAGGTGCCGAAGAGCAACTTCGATCCGGCGCTGACGATTGTCCAATAGGGGGCCGGCGAGGTGACCGACGAGTTCGACGGCGATCACCACGACTACGGCGGGCCGGTGCCCGGCCCGAAGCGCCCCCTTCGCCCCCGGCGCTGGTTTTGGATGGTCTTCATCGGCGCGCTGCTCGTGGGCTTCGGAGTCCCGGTCGCGCTGACGTACTCGCCTCAGGCGTGCCACTCGTGTCACGAGATGGACGAGTATTACGAGAGTTGGAGCGTCTCGTCACATCGTGCGGCAGCACCCACTTGCCTCTCATGTCATGCGAGGCCCGGAATCACCGGACTTGTCGTCTACGAGCTTGGCTTCTGGCGTGAGATCGCCGCGTCGGTTTCGGGGCGTCCCCTCGACTCATCGGGTTCGGCCGCGCTCGACGTCGCGTCCTGCGAGCGCACGGGATGCCATTCGATGAACCGACAGGCCTCCAACTCGGGCAATCTGCGAATCAACCATCGCTTGCACGTATCAGAGCAGAGGATCCCGTGCTCCACGTGCCACGCCGGTGCCGTACACAAGGGCGTGCACGGTCGCGAGATCCTGCCTGGGATGGGCGTATGCGAGGAGTGTCATCGGGACAAGCTTGCTGACTGCGGGTACTGCCACGTGGGCACTGCGTTCCGGGCTACGGGAGCGGCGCATCCGTAGAGCCCTCGGCAAGGCGGCCGAGTATAGGTATTCTCAGACGAGAACGAGAGCAACCATCGGGGAGTGACATGGCTGTCGAACGGATTCTGGTCGTCGATGACGAGGAGTCGATCCTCAAGGTCGTTGACTACGCGCTCTCTCAGGCCGGCTATGAGGTTCATACAGCGGGCGACGCGGCCGGCGGGGAGTTCATCTTCTCGCAAGTCAAGCCCGACCTCGTCATCTTGGACGTCATGCTCCCTGGCAAGTCAGGACTCGACATCGCTCGCGATCTTCGCGCCGAGTCCAACGTTCCGATCATCATGCTCTCGGCGCGCGGGGACGAGGTCGACCGGATTCTCGGGCTCGAGTTCGGTGCCGACGACTACGTGACCAAGCCGTTCTCGCCGCGCGAGCTCGTGAGCAGGGTCAAGGCCATACTCCGCCGGGCAAGCAGCGCTCCGGACGAGAAGGCCAGCATTCTCGTGGGCGAGTTGCAGGTCGATACACTCTCACGGCAGGTGAAGCTGCGCGAAGAAGCGGTTCACCTGACGAGTTCCGAGTACGGCATCCTGCTGCATCTCGCTCGTCATCCCGGCACCGCATTCTCTCGGCAGGCGATCCTGACCGCTCTGTGGGACGAGTCGCCGGTAGGGGATGAGCGGGCCATCGACGTCCACATCCACAACATTCGCGAGAAGATCGAGGTCGATCCCAAGAATCCCGAGTACATCCTCACCGTGCGTGGGTTCGGCTACCGCCTGAGGGAGTCGTAGGCCCTGTGGCCAAGCGCGTCAGGGCATCCTTCCGCTTCTGGCAGACCGAGCTGTTCATCGTCGTCATCGTCGTTGCGATCCTCATCCTGTCCGGGTCACTGTCCGTCGGTCTGAAGAACACGCTCACCGAGATGGGCAAGACCAACGAGCTGCGCAACGCGTCCTCGCTCGCGCAGCGGCTCGAACCCGACTTTCCCGTCACCGTCGAGAGTCTGGACCGCATTCGAGCCAGCGTGGCGGAGTACCGCAGCATCTACGACGCGGGCATCTGGGTGTATGACAAGGGCGGACTGCTGCTCGACTCCTCCTACGACACCAGCCCGTCTCCCGAGGCGCTCGACGTCGCGAGGATCGCGGGACTCGCGGATGTGGCGCCGTACGCAACGATGGACCTCAAGCCGGGCGGAATGGTGGTCGCCTCGCGCGTCATTCGAGGCCCTGCCGATGCACGCGAGGGTGTCGTGGTCACTGCGAGTTCGGTGGACAGTTCGCTGGCCATTCTCGGGGCAGTGCGTTCGCGGCTGTGGATCACCTTCTGGATCTCGCTCGTCATCGCCGGTCTGCTCGGCTTCACGTTCTCCGAGCTCATCAGCCGTCGGGTGCGTGCGATGTCGAAAGCGGCTGTCGCCATCGCTGCGGGCGACTTCGAGCAGCGCCTGCCCACCGGAGTTGCGCCCGACGAGATCTACGACCTCGCGGTCTCCTACAACCAGATGGCCGCGAAGCTCGGGGAGGCGTTCTCGGCGCTCAAGGAGCGGGAGCGCGAGATCGCAGCGGTCGTCGAGTCGATGGCCGAGGGCGTGGTCGCGTTTAACGCCGAGGGGACGGTGCGCGTCATCAACCCCGAAGCGGTCGCGCTTCTCGGCTTGCCGGACCGTCCGCTTGGCGAACCCGCCACCGCACTCACCGATGATCCGGCGGTGCTCGAGATCGTCGATGCGAGCCTAGGCGGCGCGGGGGCGGCAGCGACAGTGTGTCTTGGGGAGTTGACGGTGCTGCTGCACGGCGCCCCGCTTCTCGATGCGGATGGGTCGGTGGACGGAGCGGTGCTGCTGCTCTCCGACGTCACCGAGCGCCAGCGGGTCGAGGACGCCCAGCGCAGGTTCGTCGCCGACGCCAGCCACGAGATGCGTACGCCGATAGCAGCGCTCAAGGGCATTCTTGAGCTCCTCTCCGACGGCGCCAAGGACGACCCCGAAGTGCGCGACGACTTCATTCAGACCATGCATGCCGAGGTCGACAGACTCGGCCGACTCGTGGCAGACCTGCTCACGCTCGCGCAGCTCGAGGCCGGAAGCCTTGAGCCGGCGATGTCGCCGGTGCCGGTCGCATCGCTGTTCGGCGACGTCTGCGGCGTCATGGGCAACCTCGCCGAGCGTGCCGGGGTCAAGCTGTCGCTGGAGGCGCAGGGTGATCTTGAAGTTCTCGCCGACCGTGATCGCATCGTCCAGGTCCTGCTCGGCTTCGTGGACAATGCGCTCAAGCACTCGCCCAGTGGGTCGGTGGTACACCTGCGCGCGGAGCTTGTCGGCGGAGCTGTCCGACTCGCGGTCGCCGACGAGGGCACAGGCATCTCTGCCGATGAGATCTCGCAGGTGTTCGATCGGTTCTACCGGGCGGACAAGGCGCGCGCCGGCGGCCGCGGAGCCGGACTCGGGCTGGCGATAGCCAAGGAGATCGTCGAGTTCCACGGCTCGACCATTACGGTCGAGTCCGCGCCGGGCACGGGGACCACATTCGGGTTCGACTTGCCGCTCGCCTAGCGTGATCCCCCGCACACACAACCCTAACGTTTCCGAAATCCCCCACGAACCACCCCGGTCGTGCGTGGGTCGATACTCCACCTATCGGAACTGACGCGAGCGAGGCTCGCGCCGAGTGTGTGGAAGGAGACGAAGATGTCGCTCATTCTCGTAGCAGTGCTGGTCATCGGAGGACTGGTCGGTGCGGCGGCTATCGTCGTCGGCGTTCCCGCTGTGCTCGGCCTTATCGCATTTGACGCGGTCTCGACTCGCAAGGACTCGCGTGACGCTTCGCCGGCCACCGCGACCCCAAACATGGAGCGCGTCTCCATCGAGCGCGGCTTTGCACGCGCGTTCGTGATTGCAGGCGGGGCGTTCTGGGCCATCGCGATCTTCGCTGGCATGTACACGTTCCGTCGCGTAGACGTCGTCTACGCGGTGCTGGCAGCGTTCTTCCCGCTCGTCGCGGTGCTCGTGACCCTGGTCGTCGGCTGGTACTACGAGCGTGTTGCCGCAGCGATGCTGACCGCTGCTTCGCTGGCCGTCGTGGCATGGGGAGTCATCTATCAGTTCGAGATCGGTGTGTGGATGCTCGTCACACTCGCGCTCATCGGTCCGATGCTGACCGCTGCAAGCCTGTTCTGGGCGGCCCGACGCGAGCAGGATGCGTTCGAGCTGGCCCTGTCCCGCCGGCCCGAGCTCGCGGCGATCTCGTCGCGCAAGTCTGACGCGCTGTAGCATCGGTACCTCACACGAACACCCGAGGGTCGCACTCGCGGCCCTCGGTTTCGTTTGGGCGGCATCATCTGGGGCCTGCTCCGGCGCTCGCCGAACCGATGCTGGACATGCCCCTGCGGGGGCGGCTATACTTCGCGAGCTAATCGAATACCGCTCACAAGCGGGACCCCGCCCACCCGGGCGCGACTGGTCCCCACCCTTCGGCGCCGGATGCGCAGCTGACTGGTCGATGCGAACGTACGAGTGACTCGGCGGGGCCCTGTGCCCGGCGATCGATTCCTCGGCGTTGTGTCTCCCGTCGGCCGAACCATCAGGCCACGGGAGTTTCTTGTTTCACAGGACTACACAGGGTCCGTCCGATACGGACCCGACGACGACGGAGGTGAGCTGCCTATCAGCAGCAGCACGGAACCTAGGATCAACGAGCGCATCCGCACGCCGCGTGTGCGACTGATCGGCGTCGACGGCAGCCAGCTTGGCATCTTCGCCATCGCAGATGCGCAGCGCATCGCCGACGAGCAGGACTTCGATCTCGTCGAGATCGCCCCGCTCGCTGATCCGCCGGTCTGCCGAATCATGGACTACGGCAAGTTCAAGTACGAGCAGACCCAGAAGGAGAAGCTCGCACGCAAGCACCAGACCAAGGTCGAGATCAAAGAGATCAAGTTCCGACCGAAGATCGACAAGCACGACTACGAGACCAAGAAGAAGCACGTCATGCGATTCTTGGCGGCAAATGCCAAGGTCAAGGTCACGATCATGTTCCGCGGTCGTGAGATGGCGCATCCGGAGCTTGGTCTCAACATCCTTGAGAAGCTGGCAGGTGAGCTCGGTGAGGACGCCATCATCGAGACCCAGCCCAAGCTCGAGGGACGCAACATGCACATGCTCCTGGCTCCCGTGAAGAAGAAGGAAGTCAAGGAGAGCGACACCCCGACCGACGAGACCGCAGGCGACGTGCCTGCCGAGAACGAAGACTAGGAGGCAGCGCACATGCCGAAGATGAAGACTCACAAGGGTACCGCCAAGCGGTTCCGCGTCACCGGCTCGGGCAAGATCATGCGCGGCAAGGCGTTCAAGAGCCACATCCTCGAGAAGAAGTCGCCGAAGCGTAAGCGCGGTTTCCGCCAGGAGACGGCCATATCGCCGGCCGACGCCAATGTCATCAAGAAGGGTCTGGGCATCGGCTAGGCCGAACCGCCCCCGATTCCCCTCGACCACAAGACCTCAAGGAGTGATTGATCCATGCCTCGCGTGAAGCGCGCCGTATCGGCAAAGAAGAAGCGTCGCACAGTCCTGTCTCGTGCCAAGGGCTACTACGGCAATAAGAGCCGTAGTTACCGCTCGGCCAAGGAGCAGACTCAGCATTCGCTGCAGTACGTATATCGTGACCGCCGCAACAAGAAGCGTGAGATCCGCCGCCTGTGGATCACCCGCATCAACGCCGGTGCCCGCCTCAATGGCGTTTCGTACTCGGTGTTCATGAATGGCCTGAAGAAGGCCGGTATCACCCTCGACCGCAAGGTGCTCTCGGATATGGCTATCAACGACGCCGCCGCGTTCGCCAAGCTCGTCGAGCTTGCGAAGGCCGCCGTCTAGGTCTTCAACAAAGAGAACTCAATCGGAGCCCTGCTGCGTATTCGCAGCGGGGCTCCGTTGCATTCAGGGCCGCCGATCCCGCGGGTTTGGATTCCGGTTAGCCGCGGTTTGGTCTCGTCGGCAACGATGTGTCAGGACGGCGAGGCGCCCGTCGTTCGCCACTACTGACCCGTGCCGTTCCCCCTCGGCGACACGACCAATCGAGGAGGAATCATGTTCAAACGAGCTCTGTTCGCAGCAATCGGGGCGACCACTGCGCTGGCGGTCGGCGCCGCTGGTGCCTACTTCACCGCACAGGTGCAAGTACCTGACTCCGTGATCCGTGCCGGCTCCGTCGCCATTTCGACCCTGCCCACCTCGTCTCCGCTCGCGGTGGAGGCGCTCGCGCCGGGCACGACCGAAGTGCGTCCCATGGCCGTCGTCAACGATGGCGCCATCGCGTCCGATGTCATCGTCACCGCGAAGAAGTCGGCCGGTATCACGGAGTTCTACGACGCGCTCGACTGCACTGTCACCTGCGGTGGAACGCCGCTGTACGCAGGCGATCTGGCGGCCCTTCGCACGCTCCCGCTCAGGCTCTCTCCCGGCGCACGGGGTGAGCTGCGGTTCGAGGTTGGGCTTCCGGCGTCTGT
The window above is part of the Coriobacteriia bacterium genome. Proteins encoded here:
- a CDS encoding response regulator transcription factor, coding for MAVERILVVDDEESILKVVDYALSQAGYEVHTAGDAAGGEFIFSQVKPDLVILDVMLPGKSGLDIARDLRAESNVPIIMLSARGDEVDRILGLEFGADDYVTKPFSPRELVSRVKAILRRASSAPDEKASILVGELQVDTLSRQVKLREEAVHLTSSEYGILLHLARHPGTAFSRQAILTALWDESPVGDERAIDVHIHNIREKIEVDPKNPEYILTVRGFGYRLRES
- a CDS encoding cell wall metabolism sensor histidine kinase WalK, translated to MAKRVRASFRFWQTELFIVVIVVAILILSGSLSVGLKNTLTEMGKTNELRNASSLAQRLEPDFPVTVESLDRIRASVAEYRSIYDAGIWVYDKGGLLLDSSYDTSPSPEALDVARIAGLADVAPYATMDLKPGGMVVASRVIRGPADAREGVVVTASSVDSSLAILGAVRSRLWITFWISLVIAGLLGFTFSELISRRVRAMSKAAVAIAAGDFEQRLPTGVAPDEIYDLAVSYNQMAAKLGEAFSALKEREREIAAVVESMAEGVVAFNAEGTVRVINPEAVALLGLPDRPLGEPATALTDDPAVLEIVDASLGGAGAAATVCLGELTVLLHGAPLLDADGSVDGAVLLLSDVTERQRVEDAQRRFVADASHEMRTPIAALKGILELLSDGAKDDPEVRDDFIQTMHAEVDRLGRLVADLLTLAQLEAGSLEPAMSPVPVASLFGDVCGVMGNLAERAGVKLSLEAQGDLEVLADRDRIVQVLLGFVDNALKHSPSGSVVHLRAELVGGAVRLAVADEGTGISADEISQVFDRFYRADKARAGGRGAGLGLAIAKEIVEFHGSTITVESAPGTGTTFGFDLPLA
- a CDS encoding translation initiation factor IF-3, whose translation is MPISSSTEPRINERIRTPRVRLIGVDGSQLGIFAIADAQRIADEQDFDLVEIAPLADPPVCRIMDYGKFKYEQTQKEKLARKHQTKVEIKEIKFRPKIDKHDYETKKKHVMRFLAANAKVKVTIMFRGREMAHPELGLNILEKLAGELGEDAIIETQPKLEGRNMHMLLAPVKKKEVKESDTPTDETAGDVPAENED
- the rpmI gene encoding 50S ribosomal protein L35, with the translated sequence MPKMKTHKGTAKRFRVTGSGKIMRGKAFKSHILEKKSPKRKRGFRQETAISPADANVIKKGLGIG
- the rplT gene encoding 50S ribosomal protein L20, whose translation is MPRVKRAVSAKKKRRTVLSRAKGYYGNKSRSYRSAKEQTQHSLQYVYRDRRNKKREIRRLWITRINAGARLNGVSYSVFMNGLKKAGITLDRKVLSDMAINDAAAFAKLVELAKAAV